CAAGGACTCTTGAGATTTAAGTTCCAGATACCGGGTACCGGTAAATTCGAACACGGTACACGATATCGAATCTTGTAACATTCGTTTCTCTTCTATTAGGAATGGACACCTCGCACGTGGATTATTAATCGTGAAtgatcaatatatttatatacgctCTTAAAGATTGTTGTGTCTACGTATATCGGGGGTTGTAGTAACTTTAATCTAGAATGTGCCTATTTTGTTCGAACACGGTGATTTACGAAGTATGGTGAACGAAGGAGATACAGTAGACCTTCAACGAAGCACGAAATCGCAAGAAGAATGTTCTAGAGTTACTATTTCTCTATTATCATCTGTACCGATAACACGCGGAGATACGACGCGTGGTACACGACCACGCCTATCAAAACTCACGCGTGTAacgaatgataaaataaaagagAGCAACATACAGAAATACATCGCGGCTCTAGTTTTTAATTAGTTAATCGTTCACTTCGCTTACCATCCTAAATTAGATGATTCCTCACAGGAACTGGTCAATCCCTACGATCTAACAAACTATTCAAATGGAACCATACGTTAACACGCTTAAGTCGCGTCTCGTCCTATGGCGTTAATGTTTCCTTCATCATGGAGGAAACATCAAGGAAGTAATCGGTCATTGCCAGAAGCTCGCTTAACACATTAAAGACCAATGACGTTTCTAGTATTATTTACCATCTAATTGTGTTTTAGAAAAATGCAGTTGTTCAACAGAAAAAAAACCAATACAGCACAAACGCGCAGACTTAAATTGTACCTTTCAATGATCGGCCTGTAATGTGTTAAGCCTTCAACCCTGATGTAGTTCTCAACTTTTCCTGTACATTCGACACATCACTAGAATAGTACAAATGCATAGTCTAATTATCTTGTTCTCAAATTGAAAGACATCCCCGACAAAATGAGAACTTGAATACATTAGAAAACATCAAATGAACAGTgttgagaaaatgaaaatatcattgGAACAAATAGACCCGAACAACACAGCAGGGTTAATCTTTAAGCTGTtgcctttaacactagaactgccgagcaaattgacttttcttaatttttgtatagaaactccaaaagtacATCTACTGAGGTGTCGACTGATTTCTAGTTCAGTTTGCGTATAgtgaaaacaatttctttaataattcctcagaggaTCATTTGTTATCTTCTCAATAGCGTTAATCAGAGCATTCTACTCGCGCATGCTACAATCAGTTACACCGGTCCAGGTCCACTAGGCGCTGTTGTCGACGCTGTATTAATGCTCGCAGCCGCAGTAATCACGTTCGATAACAAAGACAACATAGTCTCCATAGAGAAGCCGCAATGAGGATACGTTCGTGGACAATTTCGACCTGATCGGCCAGCCTCCACCGCTTCCTGAATCGCTGTGCCTTCCATGGCCGTGCGGAAGATTTGATTCGTCGTTATCGTGTCGACCATACGATCGAACGACGACGCTTGCTCCTCGTCGTTCAACCTGTTCGCTTCCTTCATGGACAACGCGGCCTGCTGCGAATAAGTGCACACGGCCCGTTGCATGCAGGACGTGGTGTCTATCCCGTGTCGAGCCAGGACGTCGTCCAGTTTCGTCACAATCTGTGAGACGCCATTTTCTTCGCCTGCAATTCGTTCAATCGTATCATCAAACCGCGCCGCTATAATGATCAGTAGATTGCGGATCCTCATGCAAattcgaattttgaaaaatagaattcaaaGAACAACAAATGGTTCTccataataaatactttaaaaagcACTACACTTTGGATGTTTTAGGCAAAGCGGACAATTGCTTGAAAGACCTCACGGAAGACATTTTTATTGCCTCGTTAAAATACACTATTAtactaattattttactatattacatttcttttaataaatattatatttttttttccgcTTTACTTCTTACATTCGCATTTTAAAATTTCCCAGCGcctaaaaatccgcagtctaatgaTCAGAGATGGACAAAGCTTATGTTCTTTCTTATGTTCCATTCATCAGtttaaataaactattattttatcTTACTTCTCGCGTACTGGCCGTAGGTGCCAGAGAGGACGTAGAGCAGTTTGGGAATGATCAAGATGGAGCCTACCCCTATGATGGCGCCTAGAAGTAGGCCGCCTAAGTCTATCTTCGCGGGGGCGACAGACGACACTCCGTAACCCTACAAAATTAGGGTGTAtcagtatttaataaaatgttgagAGTGAAACGAATCAACGGAAATAATTCTTACAGTTCCTGTGCTGCCAACGCTTGTAAAACCGAATCGAGGTTCCTGGCTGCGATCCGTAATGTCGTTCGTCTCGGAGTCGCTGCGCTTGGTCGACGTCTCTGCCCGTGGATCCACGTGGGACGGCATGGCTACTTGATCCTGGGACTTTGGGTCCCTTTCCAAGAAGATCATGGAACTCGGTATAAATCTGTTTAagatattcatttaattcaattaatacaattaatagaaTTCCTTCCTTTAACACGCGTTCACTGTCTGTGATTCACATGTGATTTATTGGACGCAGAAACTACTATTATATGTGATTCAAATACATACTTCTATGCAACTATAGTGCATTAAGTGAACGCCTAATTTCGgtaaattaaaagtttattgGACCTGTGGAAACAATACAATATCTTCGAGTAGtttcatataaattcataaaaatgttaCTGTTTTCCAATGGACTTCTATTGAATAGATTTCTGATGGACTTCTAATGCAATACTATTGTATAAAGGGCCATTAGACCTGGACAGTGAACACGTTAAGATCTCTTTTAGGTATAAGTTACAGTTCAACCTGTAAATCTTACCCTCCATCGTTGTACTTTGGGCTGCCCTTAACAACCGCCACGGAGGACATCAGCAGAATGATCAGGTCCCAAGCGTTTAACACCATCTGCAAAAGAATAGGACCCATTTGAAATCAAATCGCGTTTAAGGAAGTAATTACCTACGAACATCGTAACAAATTATCGATTTTCGGATCTCTATATTCGGCATTCTGGCAATTTTTCAATAGAAGCTAG
Above is a genomic segment from Nomia melanderi isolate GNS246 chromosome 8, iyNomMela1, whole genome shotgun sequence containing:
- the LOC116426452 gene encoding uncharacterized protein LOC116426452 isoform X3, with protein sequence MVLNAWDLIILLMSSVAVVKGSPKYNDGGFIPSSMIFLERDPKSQDQVAMPSHVDPRAETSTKRSDSETNDITDRSQEPRFGFTSVGSTGTGYGVSSVAPAKIDLGGLLLGAIIGVGSILIIPKLLYVLSGTYGQYARSEENGVSQIVTKLDDVLARHGIDTTSCMQRAVCTYSQQAALSMKEANRLNDEEQASSFDRMVDTITTNQIFRTAMEGTAIQEAVEAGRSGRNCPRTYPHCGFSMETMLSLLSNVITAAASINTASTTAPSGPGPV
- the LOC116426452 gene encoding uncharacterized protein LOC116426452 isoform X2 encodes the protein MMVLNAWDLIILLMSSVAVVKGSPKYNDGGFIPSSMIFLERDPKSQDQVAMPSHVDPRAETSTKRSDSETNDITDRSQEPRFGFTSVGSTGTGYGVSSVAPAKIDLGGLLLGAIIGVGSILIIPKLLYVLSGTYGQYARSEENGVSQIVTKLDDVLARHGIDTTSCMQRAVCTYSQQAALSMKEANRLNDEEQASSFDRMVDTITTNQIFRTAMEGTAIQEAVEAGRSGRNCPRTYPHCGFSMETMLSLLSNVITAAASINTASTTAPSGPGPV
- the LOC116426452 gene encoding uncharacterized protein LOC116426452 isoform X1, which translates into the protein MGPILLQMVLNAWDLIILLMSSVAVVKGSPKYNDGGFIPSSMIFLERDPKSQDQVAMPSHVDPRAETSTKRSDSETNDITDRSQEPRFGFTSVGSTGTGYGVSSVAPAKIDLGGLLLGAIIGVGSILIIPKLLYVLSGTYGQYARSEENGVSQIVTKLDDVLARHGIDTTSCMQRAVCTYSQQAALSMKEANRLNDEEQASSFDRMVDTITTNQIFRTAMEGTAIQEAVEAGRSGRNCPRTYPHCGFSMETMLSLLSNVITAAASINTASTTAPSGPGPV